Proteins encoded together in one Sceloporus undulatus isolate JIND9_A2432 ecotype Alabama chromosome 4, SceUnd_v1.1, whole genome shotgun sequence window:
- the SARS1 gene encoding serine--tRNA ligase, cytoplasmic, with protein sequence MVLDLDLFRADKGGDPELVRETQRKRYKDPGLVDALVEADGAWRRCRFRADNLNKLKNLCSRTIGEKMKKKEPVGNDDCIPENAQNLDELTGDILASLQVSQIKKVRLLIDEAILKCDEERLKLEAERFENLREIGNLLHPSVPISNDEDADNRVERLWGDCTVKKKYSHVDLVVMVDGYEGEKGAIVAGSRGYFLKGPLVFLEQALIQYALQTLLSKGYTPVYTPFFMRKEVMQEVAQLSQFDEELYKVLGKGSEKSDDNTVDEKYLIATSEQPIAALHREEWLKPEDLPIKYAGLSTCFRQEVGSHGRDTRGIFRVHQFEKIEQFVYASPHDNKSWEMFDEMIATAEEFYQSLGIPYHIVNIVSGSLNHAASKKLDLEAWFPGSGAFRELVSCSNCTDYQARRLRIRYGQTKKMMDKVEFVHMLNATMCATTRTICAILENYQTEEGIIIPEKLRDFMPPGLKEMLKFVKPAPIDQELFKKQKKQHEGGKKKSATGDCALEGKMQSMDMNST encoded by the exons ATGGTTCTCGACTTGGACCTCTTCCGCGCAGACAAAGGCGGCGACCCGGAGCTGGTGCGCGAGACGCAGCGCAAGCGCTACAAGGACCCTGGCCTCGTGGACGCCCTGGTGGAAGCCGACGGGGCCTGGAGGAGAT GCAGATTCCGTGCAGACAATCTGAATAAACTGAAGAACTTGTGTAGCAGAACTATAGGCGAGAAAATGAAG AAAAAAGAGCCAGTAGGAAATGATGACTGTATAccagaaaatgcacaaaatcttGATGAACTCACAGGAGACATCTTAGCA AGTCTTCAGGTAAGCCAAATAAAAAAAGTTCGTCTTCTGATTGATGAAGCAATACTCAAGTGTGATGAAGAGCGCTTGAAGCTGGAAGCAGAGCGGTTTGAGAACCTCCGAGAAATTGGAAATCTCCTTCATCCTTCTGTGCCAATAAGCAATGATGAG GATGCAGATAATAGAGTGGAGAGGCTGTGGGGAGACTGCACAGTAAAAAAGAAATACTCACATGTGGACTTGGTTGTCATGGTGGATGGATATGAGGGAGAAAAAGGAGCCATCGTAGCTGGAAGCAGGGGCTACTTTCTTAAG gGCCCTCTGGTTTTTCTAGAGCAAGCTCTTATTCAGTATGCCTTGCAGACATTACTCAGCAAAGGGTACACTCCTGTTTATACCCCCTTCTTCATGAGAAAAGAAGTAATGCAGGAAGTGGCCCAGCTAAGTCAGTTTGATGAAGAACTCTACAAG GTACTTGGCAAAGGAAGTGAGAAGAGTGATGATAATACAGTTGATGAAAAATATCTGATTGCTACATCTGAACAGCCAATTGCAGCTTTGCACAGAGAAGAATGGCTGAAGCCTGAGGATCTACCCATCAAATATGCTGGTCTGTCTACATGTTTCCGTCAGGAAGTTGGTTCACATGGCCGGGATACTAGAGGCATTTTCAGAGTGCACCAGTTTGAAAAG ATTGAACAGTTTGTATATGCATCACCTCATGATAACAAGTCTTGGGAGATGTTTGATGAGATGATTGCAACTGCTGAGGAGTTCTATCAATCTCTGGGCATCCCTTACCACATTGTGAATATTGTctcag GTTCCTTGAATCATGCTGCCAGTAAAAAGCTGGATCTGGAGGCCTGGTTCCCAGGTTCAGGAGCTTTTCGTGAACTCGTTTCCTGCTCAAACTGCACTGATTACCAGGCACGAAGGCTACGGATCCGCTATGGTCAAACCAAGAAGATGATGGACAAA GTGGAATTTGTACATATGCTCAATGCCACGATGTGTGCTACAACACGCACTATATGTGCAATTCTGGAGAACTATCAGACAGAAGAAGGAATCATTATACCAGAGAAATTAAGGGACTTCATGCCGCCAG GCTTGAAAGAAATGTTAAAATTTGTAAAACCTGCACCTATTGATCAAGAACTTTTcaagaagcaaaagaaacagCATGAAGGAGGCAAAAAGAAATCCGCTACTGGGGATTGTGCTCTAGAAGGGAAGATGCAAAGCATGGATATGAACAGCACCTGA